A window of Rhinoraja longicauda isolate Sanriku21f unplaced genomic scaffold, sRhiLon1.1 Scf000262, whole genome shotgun sequence contains these coding sequences:
- the LOC144590710 gene encoding uncharacterized protein LOC144590710 produces MQQTSTKRLRDNQKGMQHRREEETQQETTEHLRKRAQESSSEEMPQTSTKRLRDNQKGMQHRREEETQQETTEHLQKRAQESSSEETQQARTKRLRDEQTRMQHSREQETQQETTERLKHLQKRAQDRRSEETRQVRTERLRDNQKRIQHRREEETQQEKTERLKHLRKRAQDTRSEETRQVRNERLRDNQKRIQHRREQEMQQEMTESVEDQLESTQNKRRQEMGDERTRRVAEERARKRRRNVQIARRNLSADVGEMTKICPQCRAYRFSGETANFCCMQGKVNIAPLCTLPDELMKLYTIDTPQAKEFRKNIRQYNCLFQMTSFGAKEVVPPRPGWSPSVIIQGQIHHYIGPLMPDLDQPSQFLQIYFMDPQDSVELRMGILQDAGIQREIVEMLENLMRLNNPYINSIKVAKDRIRDLPEASIVIDPDRRPPFEHERRFNRQIANEVAVIIPNNNEPEATSRHIILKERGGGLRIISESHRSYDSLQYVLFFPLGDDGWHYQLKMRNSRKLTAMRYYAYKIMNRDNEFNQLLRGGRLFQQYVVDMAAKIENDRLNYIRLNQASLRSTTYKGLTDALNDNDDLDNIGKRIILSSTFVGGPRYMMERCQDAMMYVRKYGTASFFITMTCNPKWSEIQRGLFLNQQPCDRPDLITRVFDLKRKLFIKCLTGPDGLFGNCIAFVLTVEYQKRGLPHLHCLLWLDEANKPRPRDVDRFVQAEIPDPQLDPELHGLVLKHMIHGPYCKHTSQCWKNGRCNKRFPKPFIESTRCGDDSYPMYRRRSPDMGGFQGHQERRRHRPITSEWVVPYNAQLLKLFQCHLNVEICSSVKSVKYVIKYTLKGSDQAVFGLNRDDEIIQYLTGRYIGPSEAVGSILGFTTHERHPPVIRLQVHLPEEQRVVITADAVQRVRNDDFARTTLTAFMELCSRDQFARTLYYTDVPRFYTWNKKKWQRRKVGKIVEDFPGFFEVNVLGRVYTVSPRCGDLYYLRLLLHHVKGPVSFDSLRTHDGHILSSFKDVCIERGLLQDDDHWRQTMEDAEKTKLPGAIRDLFVVLLMNDEVNNPRQLWDRFKNSMSENFLEKESTLSSHQNIMIDERHHDQALLYIQDKLANYNKTLEYFHLPKPRNGRMNIVDNPELLHELQYSVPEQQQFVAEKEPMLNAEQRVVYDHVCGCLDRNVPSMIFIDSPAGTGKTFLTNLILSKVRGKGDVAFAVASSGIAATLMPGGRTAHSRFKIPIEVSENTMCNIEKNSYTAQLIRQVRLIVWDECPMIRRESFEAVDRTLRDICTKDEPFGGIITVCCGDFRQLLPVVKRGNDADIENSCIKKSYLWRTFTMFNLKRNMRLGDGEDDYSQFLLNVGEDRILKNEDDEIEIPQDMVLAGRSLEDCMDFIYPTFDNPAELFSNNCILVPLNDIMRSINSRCIRCFPGIMKTYLSFNAVTEGTDATHFPTEFLDSVEISGLPPHKLELKKGSPIILMRNLAPPRLCNGTRMIVEQLHNNLIVAKITIGAFRNEIVMIPRIPLTLTEGEDIPFQRRQFPVQTCFAMTIHRAQGQTMEKVLIYLEKPVFQHGQLYVALSRGKARENVKVFLKDTISTKNVVIRSVLR; encoded by the coding sequence atgcaacaaacgagtactaaacgtctcagggataaccaaaaaggaatgcaacacagaagagaagaagagacgcaacaagaaacaaCTGAGCATCTtcgaaagagagcgcaagagagtagtagtgaagaaatgccacaaacgagtactaaacgtctcagggataaccaaaaaggaatgcaacacagaagagaagaagagacgcaacaagaaacgactgagcatcttcaaaagagagcgcaagagagtagtagtgaagaaacACAACAAGCAAGAACTAAACGTCTCAGGGATGAGCAAACAAGAATGCAACACAGCAGAGaacaagagacgcaacaagaaacgactgagcgtctcaagcatctccaaaagagagcacaagatagaaggagtgaagaaactcgacaagtaagaactgaacgtctcagggataaccaaaaaagaattcaacacagaagagaagaagagacgcaacaagaaaagactgagcgtctcaagcatctccgaaagagagcacaagatacaaggagtgaagaaactcgacaagtaagaaatgaacgtctcagggataaccaaaaaagaaTACAACACAGAAGAGAACAAGAGATGCAACAAGAAATGACTGAGAGTGTTGAGGATCAACTTgagagcacgcaaaacaaaaggaGACAAGAGATGGGAGATGAAAGAACTAGAAGAGTGGCTGAAGAGCGGGCCAGGAAAAGAAGAAGAAATGTACAAATCGCAAGGAGAAATCTatctgctgatgttggtgaaatgaccaagatttgccctcagtgtcgagcgtaccgtttctctggagaaactgcaAACTTTTGCTGCATGCAGGGTAAGGTAAACATTGCTCCTCTCTGCACACTACCTGATGAATTGATGAAATTGTACACAATTGACACACCACAAGCAAAAGAGTTCAGAAAGAATATTAGACAATACAACTGCCTCTTTCAAATGACGTCATTCGGTGCCAAGGAAGTTGTGCCACCAAGACCTGGATGGAGTCCTtcagtcatcattcaagggcagattcatcattacattggtccattgatgcctgacctagaccagccaagtcaattcttgcagatctatttTATGGACCCTCAAGATAGTGTTGAATTGCGAATGGGtatactgcaagatgctggtattcaaagggaaattgttgagaTGCTTGAAAACTTGATGAGACTAAACAACCCTTACATTAATTCAATTAAAGTGGCAAAGGATAGAATTCGAGATTTACCAGAGGCATCCatcgtcattgatccagatcgtcGGCCACCATTTGAACATGAAAGGAGATTTAACAGACAAATTGCCAATGAAGTTGCTGTCATAATACCAAACAATAATGAACCTGAGGCAACATCACGTCACATTAtcttgaaagaaagaggaggaggcCTGCGGATCATTTCAGAGTCTCACAGGTCGTATGATAGTCTTCAATATGTTCTTTTCTttccgcttggagatgatggatggcattACCAACTCAAAATGCGTAACAGCAGGAAGTTGACAGCGATGCGATATTATGCCTATAAGATCATGAATCGTGATAATGAATTTAACCAACTTTTGAGAGGAGGAcgactctttcaacaatatgtcGTCGACATGGCTGCTAAGATTGAGAACGATAGGCTCAATTATATTCGCCTAAATCAAGCATCGTTGAGATCAACAACTTACAAAGGCCTGACGGATGCCTTAAATGATAATGACGATTTGGATAACATTGGAAAGCGCATAATCCTCTCCTCAACATTTGTCGGTGGACCGAGATACATGATGGAACGATGCCAGGACGCCATGATGTATGTTCGGAAGTACGGCACTGCTTCGTTTTTCATTACAATGACTTGCAATCCGAAGTGGAGCGAGATCCAACGCGGCCTCTTTTTGAATCAGCAGCCGTGTGATAGACCAGACTTGATTACaagggtcttcgatctgaaaagaaaactcttcatcaagtgccttactggaccggatggcctctttggaaattgtatagcttttgtcttgactgtggaatatcagaagagaggactgcctcatttgcactgtctgctgtggcttgacgaagcgaataagccacggccacgagatgttgacagatttgtgcaagctgaaataccagacccgcagttagatcccgagctgcatggattggtactaaagcacatgattcatggaccgtactgcaaacacacctctcagtgttggaagaatggaagatgcaataaaagattcccgaagccatttatcgagagcacaaggtgtggagatgattcatatcctatgtacaggagaagatctccggatatgggaggatttcaaggacatcaagaacgacgccggcatcgacctattacttctgaatgggttgtgccctataatgctcaactcttgaagttgttccaatgtcacttgaatgttgagatatgctcctctgtcaagtcggtcaaatacgtcatcaagtacaccttgaaggggagtgatcaagcagtttttggacttaacagggatgacgagattatacagtacttgactggaagatacattggtccatcagaagcagtgggatcaatccttggatttacaactcatgagagacaccctcctgtcattcgactccaggtacatctaccagaagaacaacgagtcgttatcacagccgatgctgttcagcgggtgagaaatgatgatttcgcgagaacaactttaactgcattcatggaattgtgttctcgagatcaatttgcacggactttgtattacactgatgttccccggttttacacgtggaacaagaagaaatggcaaagaaggaaggttggaaagatagtggaggattttccaggtttttttgaagtcaacgttctgggacgtgtgtatacagtttctccaagatgtggtgatctgtactacttgagactgcttctccatcacgtaaaagggccagtatcctttgattcattaaggacacatgatggacatattctttcttcattcaaagacgtctgcatagaaagaggtttgttgcaagatgatgaccattggcgacagacgatggaagatgctgagaagacaaagctccctggtgcaataagagatttatttgtcgttttgctgatgaacgacgaggtcaacaatcctcgacaactatgggatcgcttcaaaaattccatgtctgagaatttccttgaaaaagaatcgacactaagcagtcatcaaaatatcatgattgatgagaggcatcatgatcaagctctgttgtatattcaagacaagcttgcgaattataacaagaccctggaatactttcatttgcccaaaccaagaaatggaaggatgaacattgttgacaatccagaattgctgcatgagttgcagtatagtgtgcctgaacaacagcagtttgttgcagagaaggagccgatgctgaatgctgagcaaagagtcgtgtatgaccatgtgtgcggctgcttggataggaatgttccttcaatgattttcattgattccccagcaggaacgggaaagacatttctcacaaatttgatcctctccaaagttagaggtaaaggtgatgttgcttttgctgtagcatcctctgggatagctgctacattgatgcctggtggaagaactgcacattctcgcttcaagatacccatcgaagtgagcgagaatacaatgtgcaacattgaaaagaattcctacacggcacagttgatcaggcaagtgagactgattgtttgggatgagtgtccgatgattaggagggagagcttcgaagccgtggatagaactcttcgggatatatgcaccaaggatgagccttttggcggtattattaccgtttgttgtggtgattttagacaactccttcctgttgtgaaaaggggaaacgatgctgatattgaaaattcatgcatcaagaaatcctacttgtggaggactttcaccatgttcaacttgaagaggaatatgcgattgggagatggagaagacgactattctcaatttttgctgaatgttggagaagacaggattttgaaaaatgaagacgatgagattgaaatcccacaagacatggttctagctggaagatcactggaggattgcatggattttatatatcccaccttcgacaatcctgccgaattattttctaacaattgtatcttggttccgctgaatgacattatgaggagcatcaattctagatgtatcagatgcttcccagggatcatgaagacatacctttcgttcaatgctgtgactgagggaactgatgctactcacttcccaacagaattcctcgattcagtggagatctctggattaccaccgcacaaattggagttgaaaaagggatctccgatcattttaatgaggaatttggcaccaccaagactatgcaacggaacgaggatgattgtggaacagctacacaataacttgatcgttgcaaaaatcaccattggagccttcagaaatgaaattgtgatgattcctaggataccgcttactttgacagaaggcgaagacattccctttcagcggagacaattccccgttcagacgtgttttgctatgacaatccacagagcacaaggacagaccatggaaaaagtgttgatatacctggagaaaccggtatttcagcatggtcaattgtatgtggctcttagccgaggaaaggctagggaaaatgtcaaagttttcctgaaggatacgatatcaacgaagaatgttgtcattcgaagcgtgcttcgctga